The following proteins come from a genomic window of Panicum hallii strain FIL2 chromosome 8, PHallii_v3.1, whole genome shotgun sequence:
- the LOC112903401 gene encoding probable O-methyltransferase 2 produces the protein MYLRKPSKKKIPELSHRAMAGQAQTVVPTDAELLQAQADLWRHSLYYLTPMALRCAVGLGIPTAIHRLGGAASPTDLMSALSLPTAKLPFLRRLLRLLAASGVFNVDKSTEEGIYCINPLSYLLVDGIPHEVHINHTSFVLTATSTRYIDAAMGLADWFKKDVVTPPFEELHAATLFHESMESLDADFHKMANEALEAHDNFGIPIALREFHDLFKGIQSVTYCCGASGDDAFARALVKAFPHLKCTVLVDPKMFGTKPADGVISYVAGDMFNFVPPAQTVVLMLVLHFLTDEDCVKILAQCRKAIPSRKDGGKVIIGDIVIDYSPGPMLEAHLLMDIAMMTMTKGRQRDENEWREIFKNAGLSDYKLLKKFGARGVFEVYP, from the exons ATGTATCTACGCAAACCAAGCAAAAAGAAAATTCCAGAATTGTCGCATAGAGCAATGGCAGGTCAAGCTCAAACTGTAGTCCCCACTGATGCGGAGCTGCTGCAGGCGCAGGCTGACCTGTGGCGACACAGCCTATACTACCTGACGCCAATGGCACTGAGGTGTGCCGTCGGGCTTGGCATCCCCACGGCGATCCACCGCCTTGGAGGGGCTGCCTCACCCACGGACTTGATGTCTGCACTATCTCTCCCAACTGCTAAGCTGCCGTTCCTTCGTCGCCTGCTGCGGCTCTTGGCAGCCTCAGGCGTGTTCAATGTCGACAAGAGCACGGAGGAGGGGATATACTGCATCAACCCCTTGTCCTACCTCTTGGTGGATGGCATCCCTCATGAGGTACACATCAACCACACGTCTTTCGTGCTCACGGCCACCTCAACACGCTACATCGATGCGGCAATGGGGCTGGCTGACTGGTTCAAGAAGGATGTGGTGACACCACCTTTCGAGGAACTGCACGCAGCAACTTTGTTCCACGAGAGTATGGAGAGCCTTGACGCAGATTTCCACAAGATGGCAAATGAAGCATTGGAAGCCCACGACAACTTTGGGATTCCAATTGCGTTACGGGAGTTCCATGACTTATTTAAGGGGATTCAATCAGTAACTTACTGCTGTGGTGCCTCTGGTGATGATGCATTTGCCAGGGCCCTTGTCAAGGCCTTCCCACACCTAAAGTGCACAGTGCTGGTCGATCCCAAGATGTTTGGCACCAAGCCGGCTGATGGTGTCATAAGCTATGTTGCAGGTGACATGTTCAACTTCGTCCCACCGGCTCAAACTGTGGTGCTAATG CTTGTGCTGCATTTTCTCACCGATGAGGATTGCGTGAAAATCCTTGCTCAATGCCGAAAGGCAATTCCTTCACGAAAGGATGGTGGAAAAGTTATCATTGGTGATATAGTGATTGACTATTCTCCCGGGCCAATGTTGGAAGCTCACCTGTTAATGGACATTGCAATGATGACGATGACTAAAGGACGGCAACGGGACGAAAATGAATGGCGTGAGATTTTCAAGAATGCAGGGTTGAGTGACTATAAGCTTCTAAAGAAATTTGGAGCTCGAGGTGTCTTTGAGGTCTATCCATAA